One Ranitomeya imitator isolate aRanImi1 chromosome 1, aRanImi1.pri, whole genome shotgun sequence DNA window includes the following coding sequences:
- the GUCD1 gene encoding protein GUCD1 isoform X2, which produces MRELFIPGYPNIVMKSPGTTGAEADKAALQSPDTGHTDNRDHVQLKVPLIQQSYHWDCGLACARMVLQYLNLLNEEEFQNAMQELQLTKSIWTIDLAYLMHHFGVQHQFCTQTLGVDKGYKNESFYRKHFDAEENRVNQLFAQAKAHGVNVEKRSVTIQELQDHLSQGNVAIVLVNAVLLLCDLCPSRVKYCCFLPIGQKCFCKSSEYQGHFIVLCGYSKSSGSLFYNNPGYADRLCQTSITNFEEARSSYGTDEDILFIYVDS; this is translated from the exons ATGAGGGAGCTGTTTATTCCAGGATATCCGAATATCGTCATGAAGAGCCCCGGAACCACTGGTGCAGAAGCCGACAAAGCCGCGCTGCAGTCCCCGGACACAGGGCACACAGACAACC GTGATCATGTCCAGTTGAAAGTACCCCTCATCCAGCAGTCTTACCACTGGGATTGTGGTCTGGCATGTGCCCGCATGGTTTTGCA GTACCTTAATCTGCTGAATGAAGAGGAGTTCCAGAATGCAATGCAAGAGCTCCAACTAACAAAAAGTATTTGGACTATTGACCTGGCTTACCTAATGCACCATTTTGGGGTACAGCACCAGTTTTGCACTCAGACTTTGGGTGTAGACAAAGGATACAAGAATGAA TCTTTTTACAGGAAACATTTTGATGCGGAGGAAAATAGGGTGAACCAATTATTCGCCCAAGCCAAAGCTCACGGTGTTAATGTGGAAAAAAG AAGTGTCACAATACAAGAGCTACAAGATCACCTTTCCCAGGGAAATGTGGCCATCGTGCTGGTAAATGCTGTCCTGCTCCTGTGCGACCTCTGTCCTAGCCGCGTTAAATACTGCTGTTTTCTTCCTATTGGTCAAAAGTGCTTCTGCAAAAGCAGTGAATATCAGGGTCATTTCATTGTGCTATGTGGCTACAGCAAGTCCTCTGGGAGTCTTTTCTACAACAATCCTGGATATGCAGACA GGTTGTGTCAGACAAGCATCACCAACTTTGAAGAAGCGCGTAGCAGTTATGGTACAGATGAGGATATCCTCTTTATCTATGTGGACAGCTGA
- the GUCD1 gene encoding protein GUCD1 isoform X1, whose product MRELFIPGYPNIVMKSPGTTGAEADKAALQSPDTGHTDNRDHVQLKVPLIQQSYHWDCGLACARMVLQTSLFLTSGYGQSFRYLNLLNEEEFQNAMQELQLTKSIWTIDLAYLMHHFGVQHQFCTQTLGVDKGYKNESFYRKHFDAEENRVNQLFAQAKAHGVNVEKRSVTIQELQDHLSQGNVAIVLVNAVLLLCDLCPSRVKYCCFLPIGQKCFCKSSEYQGHFIVLCGYSKSSGSLFYNNPGYADRLCQTSITNFEEARSSYGTDEDILFIYVDS is encoded by the exons ATGAGGGAGCTGTTTATTCCAGGATATCCGAATATCGTCATGAAGAGCCCCGGAACCACTGGTGCAGAAGCCGACAAAGCCGCGCTGCAGTCCCCGGACACAGGGCACACAGACAACC GTGATCATGTCCAGTTGAAAGTACCCCTCATCCAGCAGTCTTACCACTGGGATTGTGGTCTGGCATGTGCCCGCATGGTTTTGCA GACTTCACTCTTCCTTACCTCTGGTTATGGCCAATCCTTTAGGTACCTTAATCTGCTGAATGAAGAGGAGTTCCAGAATGCAATGCAAGAGCTCCAACTAACAAAAAGTATTTGGACTATTGACCTGGCTTACCTAATGCACCATTTTGGGGTACAGCACCAGTTTTGCACTCAGACTTTGGGTGTAGACAAAGGATACAAGAATGAA TCTTTTTACAGGAAACATTTTGATGCGGAGGAAAATAGGGTGAACCAATTATTCGCCCAAGCCAAAGCTCACGGTGTTAATGTGGAAAAAAG AAGTGTCACAATACAAGAGCTACAAGATCACCTTTCCCAGGGAAATGTGGCCATCGTGCTGGTAAATGCTGTCCTGCTCCTGTGCGACCTCTGTCCTAGCCGCGTTAAATACTGCTGTTTTCTTCCTATTGGTCAAAAGTGCTTCTGCAAAAGCAGTGAATATCAGGGTCATTTCATTGTGCTATGTGGCTACAGCAAGTCCTCTGGGAGTCTTTTCTACAACAATCCTGGATATGCAGACA GGTTGTGTCAGACAAGCATCACCAACTTTGAAGAAGCGCGTAGCAGTTATGGTACAGATGAGGATATCCTCTTTATCTATGTGGACAGCTGA